The segment CTTTTCCGGCGGTGTTTGCCCTGGCGGCCCTGGCCTACGTGATGGCCGGCCAGGAAGTCTTGAAGTCTTACAACTTGGAATACGCGTTGTGGGCATTGCTGGTCGGTTTGGTGATCAGCAACACCGTCGGCACGCCGGAGTTTTTGCGGCCAGCGATTTTAACGGAGTTCTTTATCAAGACGGGCTTGGTCCTGTTGGGAGCGGAAGTCTTGATGAGCCGCTTATTGGCGTTGGGGGTGCCCGGCGTGTTCGTCGCTTGGGTGGTGACACCGGTCGTGTTGATTTCCACGTATGTGTTTGGCCAAAAGGTTTTGAAGGTTCCTTCCAAATCATTGAACATGGTGGTCTCCGCGGACATGTCCGTCTGCGGGGTTTCGGCGGCGATCGCGACGGCGGCGTCGTGCAAAGCCAAAAAGGAAGAATTGTCGCTGGCGATCGGTCTGTCGCTAAGCTTCACCGTCATCATGATGGTCGTCTTGCCGGCGATCATCAAAGCGGTCGGTATGGACCCGATTCTGGGGGGCGCTTGGCTGGGCGGGACGATCGATTCAACTGGTGCGGTGGCCGCGGCGGGCGCCGTGCTGGGCGATGATGCGTTGGAAGTCGCCGCGACGGTGAAGATGATTCAAAACATTTTGATCGGCGTCACGGCGTTTTGTGTCGCCGTGTATTGGGTGACTTACGTCGAACGCGATCCGGCGGGTCCGCGTGTCGGTGTTTCGGAAATCTGGTACCGCTTTCCCAAGTTCGTCTTGGGCTTCATCGCGATGTCGGTCTTGTTTTCGATTCTGTACGCGACACTGCCCGCCGGACCGGAGTTGGTCAATGCGATGATCAAGGGTTCGACAAAAACCTTGCGTGGCTGGTTCTTCTGCCTTGCTTTCGTTTGCATCGGGCTGGAAACGAACTTTCGTCAATTGTTGCCACAGCTGAAGGGTGGCAAACCGTTGATTCTGTACGTGTGCGGACAGTCGCTGAACTTGGTTTTGACCTTGGTCATGGCGTATCTGATGTTCAAAGTCGTCTTCCCAACGACGGCCACACCGTGATGCGATTGACGAACAACCTTCGACGATCGGCCAACCGACGACGTTTGGCGTTGGGCTTGGCGGTAACGGTGCTGGCAACGATTTGGTTGGTGGTGCTGCCTGCCGTGGCCAAACGTCCAGCCGTTCGACAACGCGTCCGCTGGCTCAAGAGCGAAGGGATCGATCCCAGCGCCATGTACTACACCGAGTTGGATAGGATGGAGTGGATCCTGGATCGACGACGGGCCGAAGAATTGGCCGGCCGGTCGACGGGATTCCCGCCTTCCACCATCCAACCCACCGGTGAATGATGAAACGACGAAGCTTTTTGCAAGCGGTCGCGGCGACCAGCGTTGCCACCGCAGCAAATCTGCGAAACGCCACGGCGGACACCGCCGGCGAAAAATCCAAACACAAAGTTGAACGCGTCGGCATCGGTGCCATCGGCATGCGATACCAGGGATCGGTAATCGCCGAGAAGGCAAGGCTGTACGGAGACGTCGTTCGCATCGCCGACGTGGATCGGCATGTCCGCGAACAGGCCCGCGCCAGTTTCGGCAGCACGCCCAAGATCAGCGAAGATTATCAGGAACTGTTGGCCGACAAGAACGTCGACGTGGTGTTGATCGGCGCACCGGACCACTGGCATGCCAAGATGCTGATCGATGCCGTGCGAGCGGGCAAAGACGTCTATTGCGAAAAACCGCTAACGTTGACCATCGACGAAGGCAAAGTCATTCGCGACGTGGCCGCGTCCCATGATCGTGTGATCCAAGTCGGAACTTGGCAGCGAAACGATTCGCGGTTTCGCTTGGCTGCCGAGATGGTGCGTGCCGGACGGATCGGAAAATTACGTCGCGTGACCTGCACCACAGACAAGAACCCCAGTGGCGGGCCGTTTCAACCGGTT is part of the Crateriforma spongiae genome and harbors:
- a CDS encoding YeiH family protein — translated: MNQDPENVPTESSTAENSTTESVTPPQRPNWITDMRTSEDWWAIWCGGTLLLICMAAVWLGRPVGLEESIAAGEPMDVVSPLKSFLAKPGGWSVNPLAGLAGNWIGIAGALVTIGVLFALAMQLRGRSAKQFLVAFPAVFALAALAYVMAGQEVLKSYNLEYALWALLVGLVISNTVGTPEFLRPAILTEFFIKTGLVLLGAEVLMSRLLALGVPGVFVAWVVTPVVLISTYVFGQKVLKVPSKSLNMVVSADMSVCGVSAAIATAASCKAKKEELSLAIGLSLSFTVIMMVVLPAIIKAVGMDPILGGAWLGGTIDSTGAVAAAGAVLGDDALEVAATVKMIQNILIGVTAFCVAVYWVTYVERDPAGPRVGVSEIWYRFPKFVLGFIAMSVLFSILYATLPAGPELVNAMIKGSTKTLRGWFFCLAFVCIGLETNFRQLLPQLKGGKPLILYVCGQSLNLVLTLVMAYLMFKVVFPTTATP